A window of the Halobacterium hubeiense genome harbors these coding sequences:
- a CDS encoding DUF2249 domain-containing protein gives MATTADTDARLDAREIDGEPFSDIVAELEALDDGETLLLVNSFEPEPLYDVLADRGFAYETEQVAADEWRVYITPE, from the coding sequence ATGGCGACGACTGCCGACACGGACGCCCGCCTCGACGCGCGGGAGATCGACGGGGAACCGTTCAGCGACATCGTCGCAGAACTGGAGGCGCTCGACGACGGCGAGACGCTCCTGCTTGTCAACAGCTTCGAGCCCGAACCGCTGTACGACGTCCTCGCGGACCGCGGCTTCGCCTACGAGACCGAGCAGGTCGCCGCCGACGAGTGGCGCGTCTACATCACGCCCGAGTAG
- a CDS encoding CGCGG family putative rSAM-modified RiPP protein: MASAHEDAETVDGVHQNSWSANLEKDEHAGERELVVEEAVEAVESTAAGYHVNLVTHGDNGHPEEYLYDELDEAFGDSVAYEYVDQCGCGGHVTRVRVVS, translated from the coding sequence ATGGCATCAGCACACGAAGACGCCGAGACCGTCGACGGCGTCCATCAGAACTCGTGGTCCGCGAACCTGGAGAAGGACGAACACGCCGGCGAACGGGAGTTAGTCGTCGAGGAGGCCGTCGAGGCCGTCGAATCGACGGCTGCCGGCTACCACGTCAACCTCGTCACGCACGGCGACAACGGCCACCCCGAGGAGTACCTCTACGACGAACTCGACGAGGCGTTCGGCGACAGCGTCGCCTACGAGTACGTCGATCAGTGCGGCTGCGGCGGCCACGTCACGCGCGTCCGCGTCGTCAGCTAA
- a CDS encoding TIGR04053 family radical SAM/SPASM domain-containing protein, whose translation MTPVDTDERPFVLIWEVTQACELACEHCRADATPNRHPDELTTAEGKALLDDVRRFGDGQLVVLSGGDPLARDDTVELVEYGTDIGLRMTVTPSGTRSLSTEAVHALADAGVKQLAVSIDGATPESHDSFRGEAGSFEETVRAARDAREAGVPLQVNTTVCQQTVGDLPAIRDLVSELGAVLWSVFFLVPVGRGRVLDPIPPERAEEVMAFLDETAEEEAFGVKTTEAPHFRRVRAQAAQDGGGSGRQRRGGITAGDGFAFVSHTGDVYPSGFLPEAAGNVREQSVVDVYRNSDLFETLRRKDDLQGKCGACEFRHVCGGSRSRAYAVTGDPMASDPLCPYVPEEYEGALPERQASPADD comes from the coding sequence ATGACGCCAGTAGATACCGACGAGCGCCCGTTCGTGCTCATCTGGGAAGTGACGCAGGCGTGCGAGCTCGCGTGCGAGCACTGCCGGGCCGACGCGACGCCGAATCGCCACCCGGACGAACTAACCACGGCGGAGGGGAAGGCGCTGCTCGACGACGTCCGCCGCTTCGGCGACGGTCAGCTGGTCGTGCTCTCCGGGGGCGACCCGCTCGCGCGCGACGACACCGTCGAACTGGTGGAGTACGGCACGGACATCGGCCTCCGCATGACGGTCACGCCGAGCGGCACGCGCTCGCTCTCGACGGAGGCCGTGCACGCGCTCGCGGACGCTGGCGTGAAACAGCTCGCCGTCAGCATCGACGGCGCGACGCCGGAATCACACGACTCGTTCCGTGGGGAAGCCGGGAGCTTCGAGGAGACCGTTCGCGCAGCACGCGACGCCCGCGAGGCGGGTGTGCCGCTGCAAGTCAACACGACGGTCTGCCAGCAGACCGTCGGCGACTTGCCGGCCATCCGTGACCTCGTCAGCGAGCTGGGCGCGGTGCTGTGGAGCGTGTTCTTCCTCGTGCCCGTGGGCCGCGGCCGGGTCCTCGACCCGATTCCGCCGGAGCGCGCCGAGGAGGTGATGGCGTTCCTCGACGAGACCGCCGAGGAGGAGGCGTTCGGCGTGAAGACGACGGAGGCGCCGCACTTCCGACGCGTGCGCGCTCAGGCCGCCCAAGACGGCGGCGGGAGCGGCCGGCAGCGCCGCGGCGGCATCACCGCCGGCGACGGGTTCGCGTTCGTCAGCCACACCGGCGACGTCTACCCCTCGGGGTTCCTGCCGGAGGCCGCGGGGAACGTCCGCGAGCAGTCCGTCGTGGACGTCTACCGGAACAGCGACCTCTTCGAGACGCTCCGGCGCAAAGACGACCTGCAGGGGAAGTGTGGCGCCTGCGAGTTCCGCCACGTCTGCGGCGGCAGTCGGTCGCGGGCGTACGCGGTCACCGGCGACCCGATGGCCAGCGACCCGCTGTGCCCGTACGTGCCCGAGGAGTACGAGGGCGCGCTGCCCGAGCGGCAGGCGAGTCCGGCCGACGACTAG
- a CDS encoding substrate-binding domain-containing protein — protein MDRRGYLRALGAGGALSLAGCLGGSDGTDPGVADGTLTVAAATTVHDSGLLSDLSAGFEDAFGASVRAVVRGTGAALRTASDGDCDAVVVHARPLEDEFLRAGHGVNRRAVMGNDFLVVGPSDDPAGVADRGPLEAFREIEGDATFLSRGDRSGTHVRERRIWEAAGVEPGGDWYRETGQGMGATLVAADETGAYTLVDRGTFLNTETGLAAHVARGLDDPPDLLRNEYAVIPTNPARHDVAYALAMAFVGYLTGPAQKRIAAFRVDGEPAFRPLARSEQPEFEQYAPSE, from the coding sequence ATGGACAGACGCGGGTACCTGCGCGCGCTCGGCGCCGGCGGCGCGCTGTCGCTGGCGGGCTGTCTCGGCGGGAGCGACGGCACCGACCCCGGCGTCGCCGACGGGACGCTGACGGTCGCAGCGGCGACGACCGTCCACGACAGCGGCCTGCTCAGCGACCTCTCGGCGGGGTTCGAGGACGCCTTCGGCGCGTCGGTGCGCGCGGTCGTCCGCGGGACCGGCGCCGCGCTCCGCACCGCAAGCGACGGCGACTGCGACGCCGTGGTCGTCCACGCACGCCCGCTCGAAGACGAGTTCCTGCGCGCGGGCCACGGCGTCAACCGCCGCGCCGTGATGGGCAACGACTTCCTCGTGGTCGGCCCGTCGGACGACCCCGCGGGAGTCGCCGACCGCGGCCCCCTAGAGGCGTTCCGCGAAATCGAGGGCGACGCGACGTTCCTCTCGCGCGGCGACCGCTCCGGGACGCACGTCCGCGAGCGACGCATCTGGGAGGCGGCGGGCGTCGAACCCGGCGGCGACTGGTACCGCGAGACGGGGCAGGGGATGGGCGCGACGCTCGTCGCCGCCGACGAGACTGGCGCGTACACGCTGGTCGACCGCGGCACGTTCCTGAACACGGAGACGGGGCTGGCCGCGCACGTCGCCCGCGGCCTCGACGACCCGCCGGACCTGCTGCGCAACGAGTATGCCGTCATCCCCACGAATCCCGCGCGCCACGACGTCGCGTACGCGCTCGCGATGGCGTTCGTCGGCTACCTCACGGGACCGGCCCAGAAGCGAATCGCGGCGTTCCGCGTGGACGGCGAGCCCGCGTTCCGGCCGCTCGCGCGCTCCGAACAGCCGGAGTTCGAGCAGTACGCGCCCTCGGAGTGA
- a CDS encoding TIGR04347 family pseudo-SAM/SPASM protein, whose translation MISVSKLLCGLDAESDGLRYDAADDSSREQITEEKQQRPVVVWNLTKQCNLYCSHCYAAADTETAPGELSTEEGKDLLDDLAEFGIPVVLFSGGEPMVRDDLEELVAYADDAGIRPVLSTNGTLMTEERAEALRDAGLKYAGVSVDGLPARNDEFRGEDGAFDAAVRGIENSLDAGLKTGLRYTITEANAADLPDVVDLLHDVGVDRFCFYHLDYGGRGADISNLDLSPADTREAVRTVCDMTREYHERGEEIETLLVGNYADAGFLVEYAEEELGAEQADHIHRYLEANGGDPTGERIADVDYQGNVHLTQFWQGYSLGNVRDRPFSELWSDENNPLLSGLRERRDRLTGKCAGCQYQSICRGGSRLRALSAGGPFDPDPKCYLTEAERDGTPDATGGAGDAHAD comes from the coding sequence GTGATTTCGGTCAGCAAGCTGCTGTGCGGGCTGGACGCCGAGAGCGACGGCCTGCGCTACGACGCCGCCGACGACTCCAGCCGCGAGCAGATAACGGAGGAGAAACAGCAGCGCCCGGTGGTCGTCTGGAACCTCACCAAGCAGTGCAACCTCTACTGCTCGCACTGCTACGCGGCCGCCGACACCGAGACGGCGCCCGGCGAGCTCTCCACGGAAGAGGGCAAGGACCTGCTGGACGACCTCGCGGAGTTCGGCATCCCCGTGGTGCTGTTCTCGGGCGGCGAGCCGATGGTGCGGGACGACCTCGAAGAGCTGGTGGCGTACGCCGACGACGCCGGCATCCGGCCCGTGCTCTCGACGAACGGTACCCTGATGACCGAGGAGCGCGCCGAAGCGCTGCGCGACGCCGGCCTGAAGTACGCGGGCGTCTCCGTGGACGGGCTCCCGGCGCGCAACGACGAGTTCCGCGGCGAGGACGGCGCCTTCGACGCGGCCGTCCGCGGCATCGAGAACAGCCTCGACGCCGGCCTCAAGACCGGGCTCCGCTACACCATCACGGAGGCCAACGCCGCCGACCTCCCGGACGTCGTGGACCTTCTGCACGACGTGGGCGTGGACCGGTTCTGCTTCTACCACCTCGACTACGGCGGCCGCGGCGCCGACATCTCGAACCTGGACCTCTCGCCGGCGGACACCCGCGAGGCCGTGCGCACGGTCTGTGACATGACCCGCGAGTACCACGAGCGCGGCGAGGAAATCGAGACGCTACTCGTCGGCAACTACGCCGACGCCGGCTTCCTCGTGGAGTACGCCGAGGAGGAACTCGGCGCCGAGCAGGCCGACCACATCCACCGCTACCTCGAAGCCAACGGCGGCGACCCGACCGGCGAGCGCATCGCGGACGTCGACTACCAGGGGAACGTCCACCTCACGCAGTTCTGGCAGGGCTACTCGCTGGGGAACGTCCGCGACCGCCCGTTCAGCGAGCTGTGGAGCGACGAGAACAACCCCCTGCTGTCGGGCCTCCGCGAGCGCCGCGACCGCCTCACAGGGAAGTGCGCGGGCTGCCAGTACCAGTCCATCTGCCGCGGCGGGTCGCGGCTGCGCGCGCTGAGCGCGGGCGGCCCCTTCGACCCCGACCCGAAGTGCTACCTCACCGAAGCCGAGCGCGACGGGACGCCCGACGCGACCGGCGGCGCCGGCGACGCGCACGCGGACTGA
- a CDS encoding MBL fold metallo-hydrolase — protein sequence MSTADTSVQLLRNATVLVDVGDVTFLVDPMFSAPGENPPVENTPNERRNPLVPVPDVDTAHDAVVVTHRHPDHWDEAAAAELDDDVPLFCQPEEADAFTDEGFTDVRPVEDETAFEGVTVHRTPGRHGHGELAEQMGPVSGFVFEGEQTAYVAGDTVWYEPVAETLDRFDPELVVLNGGEAQFVEGDPITMGVEDVAAVRDATDAAVVVVHMEAINHCLLTREELRAQTEDVHVPKDGERVQL from the coding sequence ATGTCTACGGCCGACACCAGCGTGCAACTGCTCCGCAACGCCACCGTCCTCGTGGACGTCGGTGACGTGACGTTCCTCGTGGACCCGATGTTCTCCGCGCCCGGCGAGAACCCGCCCGTGGAGAACACGCCGAACGAGCGCCGGAACCCGCTCGTCCCGGTGCCGGACGTCGACACCGCCCACGACGCCGTCGTCGTCACGCACCGCCACCCCGACCACTGGGACGAGGCGGCGGCCGCGGAACTGGACGACGACGTGCCGCTGTTCTGCCAGCCCGAGGAGGCCGACGCCTTCACCGACGAGGGCTTCACCGACGTGCGGCCCGTCGAGGACGAGACCGCCTTCGAGGGCGTCACCGTCCACCGGACGCCCGGCCGCCACGGCCACGGCGAACTCGCCGAGCAGATGGGGCCGGTGTCGGGGTTCGTCTTCGAGGGCGAGCAGACGGCGTACGTCGCCGGCGACACGGTCTGGTACGAGCCGGTCGCGGAGACGCTGGACCGCTTCGACCCCGAGCTGGTCGTGCTCAACGGCGGCGAGGCGCAGTTCGTGGAGGGCGACCCCATCACGATGGGCGTCGAGGACGTGGCCGCCGTCCGCGACGCGACCGACGCCGCGGTCGTCGTCGTCCACATGGAAGCCATCAACCACTGCCTGCTCACTCGCGAGGAACTGCGAGCACAGACCGAGGACGTGCACGTCCCCAAAGACGGCGAGCGAGTCCAGTTGTAG
- a CDS encoding sodium:calcium antiporter produces MPLGGLLPSTPLVNVLVVAAATGLVWIGSGWLESAAEHLSTYYGLPAVVQGSIVVAVGSSFPEFASVVFTALAGTFDMGVGAIVGSAIFNILVIPALAGIATDGDLETNRAIVYKEAQFYMIAVSALVVTLALAVIYEPVAGPALAGRLTRSLAVLPLSLYGLYLFVQWQDVGDHDAPAGPEGIAVRREWARLAGGLLFILVAVEQLVGAVESLGHTFGVPEFLAGVTVVAAATSLPDALVSVRTAKAGKGITSLGNVLGSNTFDLLVAIPVGVLLVGAVTVNFAVAVPMLGVLTLATVLLFAVLRTDLSVTGVEAYALLAAYAAFVAWVVSETVGLTNLVRGV; encoded by the coding sequence ATGCCCCTCGGTGGCCTCCTCCCGAGCACGCCGCTCGTGAACGTGCTCGTCGTCGCCGCCGCGACCGGCCTCGTCTGGATCGGGAGCGGGTGGCTGGAATCGGCGGCCGAACACCTCTCGACGTACTACGGCCTGCCAGCGGTCGTGCAGGGCTCCATCGTCGTCGCGGTGGGGTCGAGCTTCCCGGAGTTCGCCAGCGTCGTGTTCACGGCGCTGGCGGGCACCTTCGACATGGGCGTCGGCGCCATCGTCGGCTCCGCCATCTTCAACATCCTCGTCATCCCCGCGCTCGCCGGCATCGCCACCGACGGCGACCTCGAAACCAACCGCGCCATCGTCTACAAGGAGGCCCAGTTCTACATGATTGCGGTGTCCGCGCTCGTCGTCACGCTCGCGCTCGCGGTCATCTACGAGCCGGTCGCCGGCCCCGCGCTGGCCGGCCGGCTCACGCGCTCGCTGGCGGTGCTGCCGCTGTCGCTGTACGGGCTGTACCTCTTCGTGCAGTGGCAGGACGTCGGTGACCACGACGCGCCCGCGGGCCCCGAGGGCATCGCGGTGCGCCGCGAGTGGGCGCGGCTCGCGGGCGGCCTCCTGTTCATCCTCGTCGCCGTCGAACAGCTCGTCGGCGCCGTCGAGTCGCTGGGGCACACGTTCGGCGTCCCCGAGTTCCTCGCGGGCGTCACCGTCGTCGCGGCCGCGACGAGCCTCCCGGACGCGCTCGTGAGCGTGCGGACGGCGAAGGCGGGCAAGGGCATCACCAGCCTCGGGAACGTCCTCGGGTCGAACACCTTCGACCTGCTGGTGGCGATTCCGGTGGGCGTGCTCCTCGTCGGCGCCGTCACGGTGAACTTCGCGGTGGCGGTCCCGATGCTGGGCGTGTTGACGCTGGCGACCGTGCTGTTGTTCGCCGTCCTGCGTACCGACCTCTCGGTGACGGGCGTCGAGGCGTACGCGCTGCTGGCGGCGTACGCGGCGTTCGTCGCGTGGGTCGTCTCGGAGACAGTCGGCCTGACAAACCTCGTGAGGGGCGTCTGA
- a CDS encoding Htur_1727 family rSAM-partnered candidate RiPP, with product MDSQDRTRVQDTPRSATGREWEVFVREDADGPLKHVGSVTAGDADGAHDRASDLFGWATRDVWLCPADETRRYTAHTLGEPADAGGESA from the coding sequence ATGGACTCACAGGACCGAACGCGGGTGCAGGACACGCCGCGGTCGGCGACCGGCCGAGAGTGGGAGGTGTTCGTGCGCGAGGACGCTGACGGACCGCTCAAGCACGTCGGCAGCGTCACCGCCGGGGACGCGGACGGCGCCCACGACCGCGCCAGCGACCTGTTCGGGTGGGCCACGCGGGACGTCTGGCTCTGTCCCGCCGACGAGACGCGCCGCTACACCGCGCACACGCTCGGCGAGCCCGCCGACGCCGGAGGTGAGTCGGCGTGA
- the nirK gene encoding copper-containing nitrite reductase: MFDTTRRRVLQGLGISGTAAVAGCTAPGGESPATEQPQQNAAAQTTQPDVDRVAADPTDVPDPVDWSEPQHHEVELDVTEVTAEIEPGVTFNYMTFDGQIPGPMIRVRRGDTISFTLNSPDDNAMPHNVDFHAVYGTGGGAEANTVNPGETNDVDFTAKYPGAFIYHCAVPNMDMHISSGMFGMILVEPEGGLPEVDREFYLGQHELYTNKDVGEEGHHQFDMDAMANEDPTYVVFNGEKYPFTPDRYGRLQAETGESIRVYLVDGGPNVSSNFHPIGNVWTQAHRDGALGTPEEYVQTMKVPPGSCMIGEMDTPVPETIKLVDHALSRVVRKGLLSEIEVSGEPDEEIFDPDPSA, encoded by the coding sequence ATGTTCGACACCACTCGCCGGCGCGTGCTGCAAGGTCTCGGAATCAGCGGAACCGCAGCAGTCGCGGGCTGTACCGCTCCCGGCGGTGAGAGCCCAGCGACCGAACAGCCCCAGCAGAACGCCGCAGCGCAGACCACCCAGCCGGACGTCGACCGCGTCGCCGCCGACCCCACGGACGTCCCGGACCCGGTCGACTGGTCGGAGCCCCAGCACCACGAGGTCGAGCTCGACGTGACGGAAGTCACCGCGGAGATCGAGCCCGGGGTCACGTTCAACTACATGACCTTCGATGGGCAGATTCCCGGCCCGATGATTCGGGTGCGCCGCGGGGACACCATCTCGTTCACGCTGAACAGCCCCGACGACAACGCGATGCCGCACAACGTCGACTTCCACGCCGTCTACGGCACGGGCGGGGGCGCGGAAGCGAACACCGTCAACCCCGGCGAGACCAACGACGTGGACTTCACCGCGAAGTACCCCGGCGCGTTCATCTACCACTGCGCCGTCCCGAACATGGACATGCACATCTCCAGCGGGATGTTCGGGATGATTCTCGTCGAGCCCGAGGGCGGCCTGCCGGAGGTCGACCGCGAGTTCTACCTCGGCCAGCACGAGCTCTACACGAACAAGGACGTCGGCGAGGAGGGCCACCACCAGTTCGACATGGACGCGATGGCCAACGAGGACCCGACGTACGTCGTGTTCAACGGCGAGAAGTACCCGTTCACGCCGGACCGCTACGGCCGCCTGCAGGCCGAGACCGGCGAGTCGATTCGGGTGTACCTCGTGGACGGCGGCCCGAACGTCTCCTCGAACTTCCACCCCATCGGGAACGTCTGGACGCAGGCCCACCGCGACGGCGCCCTCGGGACGCCCGAGGAGTACGTCCAGACGATGAAGGTCCCGCCGGGAAGCTGCATGATCGGGGAGATGGACACGCCCGTCCCGGAGACCATCAAGCTCGTCGACCACGCGCTCAGCCGCGTGGTTCGCAAGGGGCTGCTCTCCGAAATCGAGGTCAGCGGCGAGCCCGACGAGGAAATCTTCGACCCCGACCCGAGCGCATAG
- a CDS encoding AbrB/MazE/SpoVT family DNA-binding domain-containing protein, which translates to MSSDYTDAESKVSGNQANIPARIRRKLDIDDGDRLRWTVEDGAVRVEVVQQDAGTFADFDGYDGDAETDGTTAHDAWGVE; encoded by the coding sequence ATGAGCAGCGACTACACCGACGCGGAGAGCAAGGTGTCGGGGAATCAGGCGAACATCCCCGCGCGCATCCGCCGGAAACTCGACATCGACGACGGCGACCGGCTCCGTTGGACTGTTGAGGACGGTGCGGTCCGCGTGGAAGTCGTCCAGCAGGACGCCGGCACGTTCGCGGACTTCGACGGCTACGACGGCGACGCGGAGACGGACGGCACGACGGCACACGACGCGTGGGGCGTCGAGTAG
- a CDS encoding ArsR/SmtB family transcription factor, with protein sequence MQTNVDQTDADARLRGPFEAAEETDPAAALDALTDPLCRRVLGCAREPVTASEVADAADLSLSSTYRKLHTLSDAGLLETQTELREDGYHTTRYRATLEKATISLGEDNGIRVSLDRTGERE encoded by the coding sequence ATGCAGACCAACGTCGATCAGACGGACGCCGACGCGCGGCTCCGCGGCCCCTTCGAGGCCGCCGAGGAAACCGACCCCGCGGCCGCCCTCGACGCGCTCACCGACCCGCTCTGTCGGCGCGTCCTCGGGTGCGCCCGCGAGCCCGTGACCGCCAGCGAGGTCGCCGACGCGGCGGACCTCTCGCTGTCCTCGACGTACCGGAAACTCCACACGCTCTCGGACGCCGGCCTCCTCGAAACCCAGACGGAGCTCCGGGAGGACGGCTACCACACCACCCGCTACCGAGCGACGCTCGAGAAAGCCACCATCAGCCTCGGCGAGGACAACGGCATCCGCGTCTCGCTGGACCGCACCGGCGAACGAGAGTAA
- a CDS encoding multicopper oxidase domain-containing protein — protein MSDRIGAPGYGISRREFIAATGGTGVAALAGCTAPADQGSSVTNTTPSQQATQSDLPTTSPPEIVDATEQGNQVTLKSVPAVHQAHPLDSMGGPVELPRVWAFATEDGDPSVPGPIVRTEEGEDIEVTLDNTEGKRPHTLHFHGTQKAWEDDGVPTTTGITVSPGEKHTYTIPANVPGTHVYHCHYQTHRHIDMGMYGIFRVDPEGYEPADKEYFMTVKDWDSRLNRKMAGEDVSYSPRTRNPDVFTVNGKAAPRTLHPEDGSPIIVDQGDTVRIHFVNGGYMNHPLHLHNHRFRRVEKDGGQIPEAAQHEMDITNIAPAERHTIEFEADAEPGIYLMHCHKVNHVMNGSFYPGGMLTGIVYRDAMDTDIFGQLMEYAGYEA, from the coding sequence ATGAGTGACCGTATTGGCGCGCCCGGCTACGGCATCTCGCGACGTGAGTTCATCGCAGCGACCGGCGGCACCGGTGTCGCCGCCCTCGCCGGCTGCACCGCGCCCGCCGACCAGGGCTCCAGCGTGACGAACACGACCCCGAGCCAGCAGGCCACGCAGTCCGACCTCCCGACGACCAGCCCGCCGGAAATCGTCGACGCCACCGAACAGGGCAACCAGGTGACGCTCAAGAGCGTGCCCGCAGTCCACCAGGCCCACCCCCTCGACTCCATGGGCGGCCCCGTGGAACTCCCGCGCGTGTGGGCGTTCGCCACCGAGGACGGCGACCCCAGCGTCCCCGGTCCCATCGTCCGCACCGAGGAAGGCGAGGACATCGAGGTCACGCTCGACAACACCGAGGGCAAGCGCCCGCACACCCTGCACTTCCACGGCACGCAGAAAGCCTGGGAGGACGACGGCGTCCCGACGACGACGGGTATCACCGTCTCGCCGGGCGAGAAGCACACGTACACGATTCCCGCCAACGTCCCCGGCACGCACGTCTACCACTGCCACTACCAGACCCACCGCCACATCGACATGGGGATGTACGGCATCTTCCGCGTGGACCCCGAGGGCTACGAGCCCGCGGACAAGGAATACTTCATGACGGTGAAGGACTGGGACTCCCGGCTCAACCGGAAGATGGCCGGCGAGGACGTCTCCTACAGCCCGCGCACGCGAAACCCAGACGTGTTCACGGTCAACGGGAAGGCCGCGCCGCGCACCCTCCACCCCGAGGACGGCTCGCCCATCATCGTCGACCAGGGCGACACGGTCCGGATCCACTTCGTCAACGGCGGCTACATGAACCACCCGCTGCACCTCCACAACCACCGCTTCCGCCGCGTGGAGAAAGACGGCGGCCAGATTCCCGAGGCCGCCCAACACGAGATGGACATCACGAACATCGCGCCCGCCGAGCGCCACACCATCGAGTTCGAGGCCGACGCCGAGCCCGGCATCTACCTGATGCACTGTCACAAGGTCAACCACGTGATGAACGGCTCGTTCTACCCCGGCGGCATGCTCACGGGCATCGTCTACCGGGACGCGATGGACACGGACATCTTCGGCCAACTGATGGAGTACGCGGGCTACGAAGCGTAA